Within the Salvia hispanica cultivar TCC Black 2014 chromosome 4, UniMelb_Shisp_WGS_1.0, whole genome shotgun sequence genome, the region ACCATATAAGAGCGTGCCTTACCATCTAAAAGAATGGGGCATCGGAAGACAGGCACCACAAACGCCGCAGGAATTGTTCAACTTACGACACACGAAGGCACGGAATGTCATCGAAAGATCGTTTGCCGTCTTGAAGATGCGCTGGGGGATTCTTAGATCTGCAAGCTTCTACCCCATAGATGTTCAAACTGGTCTGATTATTGCATGTTTTCTACTTCACAACTACATACGCAAAGAAATGGCGATTGACCCGGTCGAGGCAGAGTTGGAGAACGAGGCTGACATTGAAGACGATAGCGACAACGAACACATTGTGGGTGGTGATCATATCAGTAGCGTCGAGCCTTCGGCATCATGGACCAAGAAACGGGATGATATGGCAAACGCCATGTGGGCCGAACGATAtcatgtgtaatttttgtttttcctctGGTTGCTTTGAACTGAGCTTCACAACTTTTGCAATTTTCCCCTTACTCGGAGTCTTTCAATTCGGATTTGTACTTTACCTTCCATACGGTTTCATGATTCATTTGGGTTTAATGGTGAATGgtttatttataaatcatCCTCAGGTTcccaaattttgattgatgTTTCTTTATATTTGGAAACAAGAGCATGAACAATATTGATTAgaatagttttaaatgatgaAAGGTGTATTTATTAATCATCCCCGGGTTGCCAATTTTGAAtggttttaatttatatttgaacCAAATAGCTGGAAAAATTAGCATGGTTTATAATGATGAATCGTTGAGATATTAATCAACCCCTGGttgcaaaaaatttcataCGAGATGAAAGAGAGCAGAGCAGAGCATTCTAACTACTTATTATCCATTTCTAAAACAATATGCAACACATCAAACTACCGTTTTGGACTCTATATTTCTGTTTTATGCGCTATGCATTATTCGTAAGTATTATTCTTAAATTTGCAACCTTTAATTCTATAATATATTAGCTTCTTGTGGGTATGGAATGTAGGGtgcaatttaaataatttaataccaAGTACGGGTGCGAAaatgtgttaaaataaaatcatttgtGACCCTAAGTAACAATTCTTGATTATagtttatgaataaataaaaggaaaggATTGCGAACGGAAGATTAGTATAAACAATGCTATTTgtgattataaattattagtaattgAGTTTGGAATAGTGCTTTGAATATGAACGACGTAAATTATGCAACGTTTTTGAACTCCAATGCAAAAATTCATATTGTGCATCAGATAAATAATGGAGTAACATGTAGTGGTGCTCGacataatttaatgaatattttatgacCACAAACTAAGATTAGTGATAATTACacatacaaaaaaaagagTTCTAGATCAAATGGAATGTGGGTAAGATATGGAGCATGtcatacaaaaaaaaggaGTTCTAGATCAACGTCAAAGCGTTCGAGTAATAGGAGAATCCacgataaaaaaattaagagttGCAGGGAAGCATATACAATCTCCATATGTAAATGCATCCACAACTCAATAAGTCCTAACATGTCAAATTAGTTGACTCAATTCAAATAGATTGAGTTCGAACAGTCCAAAAAGCAGAGCTACTAACTTAAGTTTGACAAAACATAACCACAACAACAATGTTGGTGTGCCTTTGATTGTTATATCATGCGATCAGTCTCCAATAGATCGAACACAAAAGCCGCCCGTGCAGTCTCCGGCAATCCTCGAAAGAGGTCCATGAGTTCGGGTTCTTTCACCAGCTGCTTCGACACATAGAACTGCAATTTCAGAGATAGGCCTGGAATACCTTTTAGTTGCTCGAACACTTCGGACCTCTTGGTGCTAAGATCGAACTCATACCCAATCCTTGATGAAATCTCTTTTAGTCGCTCGTTTGTGTCGCTATGTATCTGACCCATGAGACTTAGGATTCCATCCATCTTGTCGTCTACTTTGCGCTTCTTCACAACCTTCTTTACCATCTTCTTCCCTGCCCCTGATCCAGACCCAGTTACAGCGTCTCCAGAAGTTACTGGGACCCCCCCTGCCCCAACTCCTGCACCAGAACCAGCCCCAGGCACACCGCCCTCGGTAACGGACTGACTCTCGTCCATCATCTCAGGTAGGACCCCAGTCGGGAAGACCTCATCTGGAAACAAGTCCTCTACTGTCATGTGTTGGGATATACCATCCTCGCCTGGCAACTCATCCTTATTACCGTAGATTTGGCCAACAGCAGCACCAACGTCAACTCCCCGTTCTCCATCGGCACGATCTATTCCAAATATCTCCTTCCAGTCCTCAAATTGAGGCCACAATTTGTTCCTCATGTATTTCGCATGTCTGTCTTTCTAGTGGAAACAATTCACAACAATCTATCAAGATTCAACAACCAAAACGCTTGGCAATGATACAATATGCAAGATTAATTCAATTGGTTAAATGCAATCCTACTATGATGGCAGAGAAAAACAACGAACCTTCACGAATTGCATCCACTGCTCATCATcgcattcaatttcatatgtGCCGTCAGAATTAAACCCAATACCGCTGTGATTCAGCATCATCTTCAGTGAACCATAGTGCATCTTCCAAGTTGTTATCTTTGAGTAGATGTGTGGGTGTGgcaatatatttgtatttggaAACTCACGCTTAATGGCCTCCCTCGCCCGAACTAGATAACCATTACGGAATCCATTATCGGATTTCCAACCGTTCGCTGCCAACTCCTTTAGCGTTGCCATTAGGATTTCTTCCTCCCGAACCGACCAGATACGCCTTGACCTTTCCCCTTTGACGTGTTGGTTTGAGGCCAAGTCGTTGCTACCTATCCAAGTGGACAAACCAAATATGTTCACATCAAATGACATTGAATTTTACCCTTATTCAGTGATCAAATAGTGTAAAGTAATACAAGATTACCCTCTGGGCTACCATCTTCATCACTTAATCCCATTTGTGTGGAGGCCATATCATCCAAGATTGTtgagcttttttttttatcacagaTGCTGCACAACCAAATTTTCAAGTAATTTGAATCACCACATACACATTATCCTTCCACTTCCAGCATATACAATACCAAACAATATCATAATGCATTACAAAACGGGCAAACCATATACTCAACACTTTCCACAAATCAGAGAGGGGAACACACCTTCGGGCCAGATCAATTTCACCcttcaaataataacaaaCGGCTGAACAAATTGAGTTCACTAACGACATAACACAAATCAACCATGTACACAACAGATGGGAGTTCAATACAACATCTTGTCCCACCACATTCAACATTCAATTAACAAATGGCGTAGATAATTGTTAACCTAGACACAAAACGGCATACATAAAAGCAAACCTACCCACAACTCGAGCATACAAAACAAATTCTGGGCCGAACAAAACAATCCTTCGATTATTACGGAAACGATAATAAAACTACAACAACACTTACACACCGTCGCGAAATTGCTTGTTGGTTACTAGGTAATGGCAAAGTTCCGCTTTAATTTCACTCCACAGCCATCCTCAGCGCATATATGATGTATTGGCGCGCGAATTTGGGCGAATTTGGGTTTGGGagccattttttattttcgcaGGGTATAAGGTAGGGTTGGGAGGGTTAACATCGTCATTATTTTCAGGATAAAAATGACATTCCGTTTTCATATCGTAAGTTTGTGTGAGGTCAATCAAATCAAGTACTATAAGAAGTCTAATGAAGCTTATCAGGGCAACCAAAAATCAAAGTGAGATATGACTATATCATCAttatcatgaaaaatcatataGGATTACCCTATCACACAAAGCCCAATCAGGGCAATCAAACAAGCCCTTACTATGTTATTAACTTGTTTATTCAATATATTGATAGGTTTAATTACATGTTTcgtacaaaatattttatttttatttcaatttagtaAAGAATGTTAAGTTTATCTATTCCATACCGAAAGTTACATtagtgttttaaattaatacattctgtt harbors:
- the LOC125217528 gene encoding uncharacterized protein LOC125217528; the protein is MASTQMGLSDEDGSPEGSNDLASNQHVKGERSRRIWSVREEEILMATLKELAANGWKSDNGFRNGYLVRAREAIKREFPNTNILPHPHIYSKITTWKMHYGSLKMMLNHSGIGFNSDGTYEIECDDEQWMQFVKKDRHAKYMRNKLWPQFEDWKEIFGIDRADGERGVDVGAAVGQIYGNKDELPGEDGISQHMTVEDLFPDEVFPTGVLPEMMDESQSVTEGGVPGAGSGAGVGAGGVPVTSGDAVTGSGSGAGKKMVKKVVKKRKVDDKMDGILSLMGQIHSDTNERLKEISSRIGYEFDLSTKRSEVFEQLKGIPGLSLKLQFYVSKQLVKEPELMDLFRGLPETARAAFVFDLLETDRMI